Proteins from a genomic interval of Rhinoraja longicauda isolate Sanriku21f chromosome 16, sRhiLon1.1, whole genome shotgun sequence:
- the LOC144601237 gene encoding 2-aminoethanethiol dioxygenase-like: MPRDNMASLIQKIARQARTTFKALPPADAGTFQDNLVKLSKLLEKIRAEDLNLGPRRNGGPPLPPPPPQLGAHQGPPVTYMHICETDSFSMGVFLLQSGSCIPLHDHPGMHGLLKVLYGQVAIKCFDKEEAEEEEEEEEDEEAATGAGADVQGVQFNPPLLQCQRAALRRSLRRSSDVLNEASDPCLLTPMQGNMHQIEARDGPAAFLDILAPPYDPDEGRDCHYFKMLQVSESAGNDSPGSPQQQQQLPPPTQPVWLLEVPQPADFWCGGEPYPGPKVSPD; this comes from the coding sequence ATGCCTCGGGACAACATGGCCTCTTTGATCCAGAAGATCGCCCGTCAAGCCCGCACCACCTTCAAAGCGCTGCCGCCGGCCGACGCCGGCACCTTCCAGGACAATCTGGTCAAGCtgagcaaactgctggagaagaTCCGCGCCGAGGATCTCAACCTGGGTCCCCGGAGGAACGGCGGGCCGCCGCTGCCTCCGCCTCCGCCCCAGCTCGGAGCTCACCAGGGACCCCCGGTCACCTACATGCACATCTGCGAGACCGACTCCTTCTCCATGGGGGTGTTCCTGCTGCAGAGCGGCTCCTGCATCCCGCTGCACGACCACCCGGGCATGCACGGCTTGCTCAAGGTGCTCTACGGCCAGGTGGCGATCAAGTGCTTCGACAAGGAGGAggccgaggaggaggaggaggaggaggaggacgaggaGGCGGCGACCGGAGCTGGGGCGGACGTGCAAGGCGTGCAGTTCAACCCGCCGCTGCTGCAGTGCCAGCGGGCGGCGCTGCGGAGGTCCCTGCGGAGGTCGAGCGACGTGCTGAACGAGGCCAGCGATCCATGCCTGTTGACCCCGATGCAGGGCAACATGCACCAGATCGAAGCGAGGGACGGGCCCGCCGCCTTCCTGGACATACTGGCGCCTCCGTACGACCCGGACGAGGGAAGGGACTGTCACTACTTCAAAATGTTGCAGGTGTCGGAGAGCGCGGGCAATGACAGCcccgggtcacctcagcagcagcagcagcttccCCCGCCGACGCAACCCGTCTGGCTGCTGGAGGTGCCTCAACCAGCCGACTTCTGGTGTGGAGGGGAACCTTACCCTGGTCCCAAGGTCTCCCCTGACTGA